From Chryseobacterium joostei, the proteins below share one genomic window:
- the porZ gene encoding type IX secretion system anionic LPS delivery protein PorZ: protein MKKLSLISLGILASLQFTKAQVISSKKWADLFSYNNVLAMKEDNGKIIAATENGIFYYTISTGEITKLSKVNGLHNVGITAFDYDPKSKIGVIGYENGSMDVITPNEIKYIVDIPIAAGYNGNKKINHISITGDQAVISVGYGVSIFNIKKKEFGDSSFFLTAGVYEASNEATIFGNKVYSVTNTGLKSHELNTTFPVFSTWTTEIPGAFRHIDSESELVFSSATAAFIYNNGTPMQLPTSFGNINDVVVNSNSIVVTDSRVYTFGINGTYSNAIDFGEKCNTSIIANGKIFGGTTFSGIKDEGNTTYKPSGPNFNFAHKINLYDNNQLLVSSGARADRYNFPVEIPQKPGFYYFNGTEWLYSSYFNKLGNINVLDAVISPFDNNEIFFTNYTMFGQGVYKMKYNAGNKDFDFVKYYNLQATPYYRRAVGITTDSKSNIFVSIAYGENGAPILAMYDKAKDDFITKELSFKTLGIQKPIVYENMLWIPLSRANAFWVCDYKDALNISDDNDYILKESNGFAGNSNGTVSVAIDKSGDAWIGTDSGLRILSNAASEIKTPAPQVNPIIIEQNGLGEELFRDSHILQVEVDGGDYKWVSVEGGGVYYLSSDGQKTIKHFTRENSPLPTNSVTDIKVDKKTGKVYFVTYQGIVTYQSDVSDVNANFGDVVVYPNPVVYSNFKGKVTIKGLAEKTNIRITDAAGNVVHSAVARGGYYEWDLNNQKGTRVASGIYFVLMTNEDGSDKATAKIGVVN, encoded by the coding sequence ATGAAAAAACTCTCTTTAATTTCTCTTGGTATTTTAGCATCCCTGCAGTTTACAAAAGCTCAGGTCATTTCATCAAAAAAATGGGCAGATCTCTTTTCCTATAATAATGTCTTAGCCATGAAGGAAGACAATGGAAAAATAATAGCTGCAACAGAAAACGGGATCTTCTATTATACAATATCAACAGGAGAAATTACGAAGTTATCTAAGGTTAATGGTCTGCATAATGTAGGAATCACTGCATTTGATTATGATCCCAAAAGTAAGATAGGAGTGATTGGTTATGAAAACGGCTCTATGGATGTCATTACTCCTAATGAAATCAAATATATCGTTGATATTCCTATTGCTGCAGGCTATAATGGGAACAAAAAAATCAACCATATCTCTATCACAGGAGATCAGGCTGTTATTTCAGTAGGTTATGGTGTTTCTATATTCAATATAAAAAAGAAAGAATTTGGTGACTCATCATTTTTCTTAACTGCAGGGGTTTATGAAGCAAGTAACGAAGCTACCATTTTCGGAAACAAGGTATATTCTGTAACAAACACAGGTTTAAAAAGCCACGAACTGAATACCACGTTCCCTGTATTTTCTACCTGGACCACAGAAATTCCCGGAGCATTTAGACATATTGATTCTGAATCTGAATTAGTATTTTCATCGGCTACCGCAGCTTTTATCTATAATAATGGTACTCCCATGCAGCTTCCTACCAGCTTTGGAAACATCAATGATGTGGTAGTAAACTCTAACAGTATTGTAGTTACTGATAGCAGGGTATATACTTTTGGAATCAATGGAACCTACTCTAACGCCATAGATTTTGGCGAAAAGTGTAATACATCTATTATTGCCAACGGAAAAATATTTGGTGGAACAACGTTCTCCGGAATAAAAGACGAAGGTAATACAACCTATAAACCATCAGGCCCTAATTTCAATTTTGCACATAAGATAAATCTTTACGACAATAATCAACTTCTTGTATCCAGCGGAGCAAGAGCTGACAGATATAATTTCCCAGTAGAAATTCCTCAAAAACCAGGATTCTACTATTTCAATGGTACAGAATGGCTTTACTCATCATACTTTAATAAATTAGGAAATATAAATGTACTAGATGCTGTAATAAGTCCTTTTGATAATAATGAGATATTTTTCACAAATTATACCATGTTTGGTCAGGGAGTTTATAAAATGAAATATAATGCAGGGAATAAGGACTTTGACTTTGTAAAATACTATAACCTACAGGCTACTCCATATTACAGACGTGCTGTGGGTATTACAACTGACTCTAAAAGCAATATTTTTGTATCTATTGCCTATGGTGAAAATGGCGCGCCAATTCTAGCTATGTATGACAAAGCTAAAGATGATTTTATCACTAAGGAACTTTCTTTTAAAACCCTGGGAATACAGAAACCAATCGTTTATGAAAATATGTTATGGATCCCTCTATCAAGAGCTAATGCCTTTTGGGTATGCGATTATAAGGATGCCCTTAATATTTCCGACGACAATGACTATATCTTAAAAGAATCAAACGGGTTTGCCGGAAACTCCAACGGAACTGTATCTGTAGCTATTGATAAATCCGGTGATGCATGGATTGGTACAGACAGTGGCTTAAGGATATTATCTAATGCAGCCTCAGAAATAAAAACTCCGGCCCCTCAGGTTAATCCTATAATAATAGAGCAAAATGGACTTGGAGAAGAACTTTTCAGAGATTCTCACATTTTACAGGTTGAAGTAGATGGCGGAGATTACAAATGGGTTTCCGTAGAAGGAGGTGGTGTTTATTATCTATCTTCTGATGGTCAAAAAACAATAAAACACTTTACGAGAGAAAACTCTCCCCTACCAACCAATAGTGTTACAGATATAAAAGTAGATAAGAAGACTGGTAAAGTATATTTTGTGACCTATCAAGGTATTGTAACCTATCAAAGTGATGTTTCTGATGTAAATGCTAATTTCGGGGATGTTGTAGTTTACCCTAACCCTGTTGTTTACTCTAACTTCAAAGGAAAAGTTACCATTAAAGGCCTAGCAGAAAAAACAAACATAAGAATCACTGACGCTGCAGGAAATGTAGTACACTCAGCTGTCGCTCGAGGAGGATATTATGAATGGGATCTTAATAATCAGAAAGGAACCAGAGTTGCATCAGGAATTTACTTTGTACTGATGACCAATGAGGATGGCTCTGATAAAGCTACAGCCAAAATAGGAGTAGTTAATTAA
- a CDS encoding bifunctional metallophosphatase/5'-nucleotidase yields the protein MDRKSFLKAIGGGSLAMALAPNMMMAEELNILDLKSTNKLTILHTNDQHSRIEPFDASYTKNPNQGGFARRASLIQQIRNQESNVLLLDSGDIFQGTPYFNFFGGELEFKLMSMMKYDASTMGNHDFDNGLEGFLKVLPNAQFPFICSNYDFKNTILDGKTSPYKIFNKNGIKVGIFGVGIQLDGLVGKKQYGETVYSNPIDVAQHYSNFLKNEQKCDLVICLSHIGYDYKDEPSKISDKILAASTENIDIILGGHTHTFLPEPQTFTNRQGKNVLVNQVGWAGLLLGRIDFYFDTNKNVKHISWNNQAIDSSIIA from the coding sequence ATGGATAGAAAAAGTTTTTTAAAAGCAATAGGTGGTGGATCTTTAGCAATGGCTTTGGCTCCCAATATGATGATGGCGGAAGAATTAAACATTCTTGACTTAAAGTCCACCAATAAACTGACCATTCTTCATACTAATGACCAGCATAGCAGAATAGAACCTTTTGATGCAAGTTATACAAAGAATCCCAATCAGGGAGGTTTTGCAAGAAGGGCAAGCTTAATTCAGCAAATCAGAAATCAGGAAAGTAATGTTTTACTTCTTGATTCGGGAGATATTTTCCAGGGAACTCCTTATTTTAATTTCTTTGGTGGAGAACTGGAATTCAAATTAATGTCCATGATGAAGTATGATGCTTCCACCATGGGAAATCATGACTTTGATAATGGGCTTGAGGGATTTTTAAAGGTTCTTCCTAATGCACAATTTCCTTTTATCTGCTCCAATTATGATTTTAAAAATACCATTTTGGACGGGAAAACCTCACCCTATAAGATTTTTAATAAGAATGGAATAAAAGTAGGAATCTTCGGTGTTGGAATTCAACTGGATGGCCTTGTGGGTAAGAAACAATATGGCGAAACGGTTTATTCTAATCCAATTGATGTAGCACAGCATTATTCAAACTTTTTGAAAAATGAACAGAAATGCGATCTTGTCATTTGTCTTTCACACATTGGGTATGATTATAAGGATGAACCTAGTAAGATAAGTGATAAAATTTTAGCAGCTAGTACAGAAAATATTGATATTATCTTAGGTGGCCACACACATACATTTCTACCGGAACCTCAAACGTTTACCAACAGACAGGGCAAAAATGTACTTGTTAATCAGGTGGGCTGGGCAGGTCTTCTTTTGGGTAGAATTGATTTTTATTTTGATACAAACAAAAACGTAAAGCATATCTCCTGGAATAATCAGGCAATTGACAGCAGCATAATAGCATAA